A window of the Miscanthus floridulus cultivar M001 chromosome 14, ASM1932011v1, whole genome shotgun sequence genome harbors these coding sequences:
- the LOC136503273 gene encoding phenolic glucoside malonyltransferase 2-like: METVAPAGLRLLSVSRVALAPALPPRQMPVDNGSNVKVKLSFLDVPWVATPPVQEVFLYEKGGGAEYGGMVKRLKESLAASLALYLPLAGKLAYVQETRDIVVDCSDPGVAFFEAEALAGCMDLSQPASDDDDVPAVELASLVPEHDARVLPAPVMVVEATRLNAGLALGVSVHHAVVDGRAFHLFMDAWSSMSHGGASSPVTNKPLSPPNYSREAIAHPSSDELAHEVLSKVAPNLPLANTMEEDDYMSQRYRLRHRTFLLGADDIRTLKRHIDGLERSPSGGVVMANKPVSTFVALSALSWAAFVRAKGLAAGEDTYLVFQVDLRSRLRPPVGAGYIGNCVRGCIASVDAGELLGDMGLLRASRAIQAAVKEAVAAPLDRIGAWMERLIALPAARQANVGGSPLFRVYQTADFGFGMPDKVVPLSMAGSPETTTCYHGFGNDDHGGRIVLSGGKRDGEVRLSVSLHLVLMDAFKNNINNIPIRSRL, encoded by the exons ATGGAAACGGTAGCCCCTGCCGGCCTGCGCTTGCTCTCCGTGTCCCGTGTAGCGCTGGCACCGGCGCTGCCACCGCGGCAGATGCCAGTGGACAATGGCAGCAACGTGAAGGTGAAGCTCTCCTTCTTGGACGTGCCGTGGGTTGCGACGCCGCCGGTTCAGGAGGTGTTCCTGTACGAGAAGGGCGGCGGTGCTGAGTACGGTGGCATGGTGAAGCGGCTCAAGGAGTCCCTCGCTGCGTCGCTCGCGCTCTACCTCCCCCTCGCCGGGAAACTGGCCTACGTGCAGGAGACCCGGGACATTGTCGTCGACTGCTCCGACCCCGGAGTGGCCTTCTTCGAGGCCGAGGCGTTGGCCGGCTGCATGGACTTGAGCCAGCCCGCCAGCGACGACGACGATGTTCCGGCGGTGGAGTTGGCGAGCCTGGTGCCAGAGCATGATGCCCGTGTGCTTCCAGCGCCGGTCATGGTCGTGGAAGCCACGCGGTTAAATGCTGGCCTGGCGCTCGGCGTCTCCGTTCACCATGCGGTCGTCGACGGCCGTGCCTTCCATCTGTTCATGGACGCGTGGTCGTCCATGTCCCACGGCGGAGCCTCCTCACCTGTGACCAATAAGCCGCTCTCCCCGCCAAACTACAGCAGGGAGGCCATCGCCCATCCCAGCAGCGACGAGCTCGCGCACGAGGTCCTCAGCAAGGTCGCGCCAAATCTGCCCCTG gcGAACACGATGGAGGAGGATGACTACATGAGCCAGCGCTACCGGCTGCGGCACCGGACCTTCCTCCTCGGCGCCGACGACATCCGGACACTGAAGCGGCACATCGATGGGCTCGAGCGCAGCCCCAGCGGAGGGGTAGTGATGGCCAACAAGCCGGTGTCCACGTTTGTAGCCTTGTCTGCTCTGAGCTGGGCGGCTTTCGTTCGGGCCAAGGGACTCGCTGCGGGGGAAGACACGTACCTTGTCTTTCAGGTCGACCTGCGTTCGCGCCTCCGACCACCCGTCGGTGCGGGCTACATTGGCAACTGCGTCAGGGGCTGTATAGCGAGTGTGGACGCTGGGGAGCTCCTTGGCGACATGGGGCTCCTGCGTGCGTCGCGGGCGATCCAGGCGGCCGTGAAAGAGGCGGTGGCAGCACCGCTTGACAGGATCGGGGCATGGATGGAGAGGCTGATTGCGTTGCCCGCCGCGCGGCAAGCAAACGTGGGGGGAAGCCCACTGTTCCGAGTGTACCAGACGGCGGACTTTGGGTTTGGTATGCCAGACAAGGTGGTGCCGCTGTCCATGGCTGGGAGCCCCGAGACGACGACATGCTATCATGGGTTCGGGAACGACGACCATGGCGGAAGGATAGTGCTCTCGGGCGGTAAGAGAGACGGTGAGGTCCGTCTGTCTGTGTCGCTTCATCTGGtgctcatggatgctttcaagaataacatcaataACATACCAATAAGGTCGAGATTGTAG